One window of the Babesia microti strain RI chromosome IV, complete genome genome contains the following:
- a CDS encoding RRP1, ribosomal RNA-processing protein 1 (overlaps_old_locusTagID:BBM_III06385) codes for MTCPLTPLLPASSSEISDESDQMVCDVSNDINIGKKLSKICHRLAHPDVKIRSKGIKDVGKFIVNTPIIGTGAMKKLAIAIYFYIWSTDMPINQRQVSVKIAQLHNSFGDYRKSFSYFRAIFFALAENWSMIDKFRSDKMLLFVRIMVAEVLGFIHKSRYNKQILNHFSKLIQDPNGICSEKATGLTMHVIEVFIPEYKATIHENPTTKAYKGILLPFVKLSLGNNMNIVKHIHNKILTCLGDVFDNRTFLKSIVKKINMSPNKQARSLMEKTLKLYENSMDIDEVFPPIKIPKVHENIQSVLKNNCKNEHNKNKDLKVVFNLKNNKTTAFYKNQPPAKISSIAESVC; via the coding sequence ATGACTTGCCCACTCACACCATTATTACCGGCATCATCATCGGAAATTAGCGATGAAAGCGATCAAATGGTTTGCGATGTTTCTAATGACATtaatattggtaaaaaatTGAGCAAAATTTGCCACAGATTGGCCCATCCTGATGTCAAAATACGTTCAAAGGGAATTAAGGATGTTGGGAAATTTATCGTTAACACTCCTATTATAGGCACAGGAGCCATGAaaaaattggcaattgCCATCTATTTCTATATCTGGTCCACCGATATGCCCATAAACCAACGGCAGGTCTCCGTAAAAATAGCCCAACTACATAATTCATTCGGCGATTATCGCAAATCATTTTCCTACTTCCGGGCTATCTTCTTTGCCCTTGCTGAAAACTGGTCTATGATTGATAAGTTCAGGTCCGATAAGATGCTACTGTTTGTTCGTATTATGGTGGCAGAAGTACTTGGGTTTATCCATAAATCCCGTTATAACAAGCAGATACTTAATCATTTTTCTAAACTTATCCAGGATCCAAATGGAATTTGTAGCGAAAAGGCTACTGGATTGACAATGCATGTGATTGAAGTATTTATACCAGAATACAAGGCCACTATTCATGAAAATCCCACTACTAAGGCATATAAGGGTATACTGTTACCCTTCGTAAAATTGTCTTTAGGTAACAACATGAACATTGTTAAGCATATTCACAACAAGATACTTACTTGTCTTGGCGATGTTTTTGATAATCGCACATTTCTAAAGAGTATTGTTAAGAAGATCAACATGTCGCCAAATAAACAAGCAAGATCTCTTATGGAAAAGACACTAAAGCTATATGAAAATTCTATGGATATTGATGAAGTATTTCCTCCAATAAAAATCCCAAAGGTACatgaaaatatacaatcagTGCTAAAGAATAATTGTAAGAATGAACACAACAAAAATAAGGATTTGAAGGTTGTATTCAATCTCAAGAATAACAAAACAACTGCATTCTACAAAAACCAACCTCCTGCTAAAATTTCAAGTATTGCTGAGAGCGTCTGCTAA